One Cuculus canorus isolate bCucCan1 chromosome 2, bCucCan1.pri, whole genome shotgun sequence genomic region harbors:
- the AQP1 gene encoding aquaporin-1, with protein MASEFKKKMFWRAVVAEFLAMTLFIFISIGSALGFNFPVVGNETSTRSQDNVKVSLAFGLSIATMAQSVGHISGAHLNPAVTLGLLLSCQISIFKAIMYIIAQCLGAVVATAILSGVTSSLPKNSLGLNALSDGINAGQGLGIEIIATFQLVLCVLATTDRRRNDVSGSAPLAIGLSVALGHLLAIDYTGCGINPARSFGSALIANNFENHWIFWVGPIIGGASAALIYDFILAPRSSDLTDRVKVWTSGQVEEYDLEGEDMNSRVEMKPK; from the exons atggCTAGtgaattcaaaaagaaaatgttctggagggcagtggtggctgagTTCCTTGCTATGacccttttcatttttatcagcaTTGGCTCGGCTCTGGGTTTTAACTTCCCAGTGGTGGGCAATGAAACATCAACAAGGTCTCAGGACAACGTGAAGGTTTCGCTGGCTTTTGGGTTATCCATCGCTACCATGGCACAAAGCGTGGGCCACATCAGTGGTGCCCACCTGAACCCAGCTGTGACCCTGGGCCTCCTGCTGAGCTGCCAGATCAGCATCTTCAAGGCGATCATGTACATCATTGCCCAGTGCCTGGGGGCAGTGGTGGCCACAGCTATTCTGTCAGGAGTCACCTCCTCTCTTCCAAAAAACTCCTTGGGGCTCAATGCT CTTTCAGATGGAATCAATGCTGGCCAAGGACTGGGTATTGAAATCATTGCTACCTTCCAGCTGGTGTTGTGTGTCCTCGCCACCACAGACCGAAGAAGGAATGATGTCTCGGGATCAGCACCTTTGGCGATTGGTCTGTCTGTTGCCTTGGGACATCTTCTTGCT ATTGATTACACCGGTTGTGGAATTAACCCAGCCAGATCTTTTGGTTCAGCACTGATTGCCAACAACTTTGAAAATCACTGG ATCTTCTGGGTTGGCCCAATCATTGGAGGAGCAAGTGCTGCCCTCATTTATGACTTCATCCTGGCTCCCAGAAGCAGCGACCTGACTGACCGCGTGAAGGTGTGGACAAGTGGACAAGTAGAAGAGTATGATCTGGAAGGAGAGGATATGAACTCCCGTGTGGAAATGAAGCCAAAATAA